One window of Candidatus Eremiobacterota bacterium genomic DNA carries:
- a CDS encoding pyridoxal phosphate-dependent aminotransferase, whose product MIAERIKELEESMTLAITAKAKAMKAQGEKVIIMASGEPDFDTPQNIKDAAVQAIAQGFTKYTATSGIDELKEALCEKFRHENRIEYTKKNVIVTCGGKQALYNAIQATINSGDEVIIPSPYWVSYVEQVKLAGGKPVILNTGVTGFDLEKLKGALTPRTRMLIINSPNNPTGAVLERATIEGIAALALERKFLVISDEVYERFIYGSGIHHSIASLGPEMKELTITINAFSKTYSMTGWRVGYAAAPEAIIKAMGMVQDHQTSNTSSISQKAALEALKGSQDSVTVMVREFEKRRNYMVERLNAIEGIECPLPPGAFYTFPRVAALYHEKLNGSFAFAERLLEEMKVALIPGVGFGSDEHVRLTYSASLEDIREGMDRIAEFVSLQRSPR is encoded by the coding sequence ATGATCGCCGAGAGAATCAAAGAACTTGAAGAGAGCATGACGCTTGCCATCACCGCGAAGGCGAAAGCAATGAAGGCACAAGGTGAGAAAGTCATCATCATGGCCTCCGGTGAGCCCGATTTTGATACGCCCCAGAACATCAAGGATGCAGCGGTGCAGGCCATCGCCCAGGGTTTCACCAAGTACACGGCCACATCGGGCATTGATGAGCTGAAAGAGGCTCTCTGCGAGAAATTCCGGCATGAAAACCGCATCGAGTACACAAAGAAAAATGTCATAGTGACCTGCGGCGGCAAACAGGCGCTTTACAACGCGATCCAGGCCACCATCAACAGCGGTGACGAGGTGATAATCCCTTCACCTTACTGGGTAAGCTACGTGGAGCAGGTGAAGCTCGCGGGCGGCAAGCCAGTAATCCTGAACACAGGTGTCACCGGCTTTGATCTTGAAAAGCTGAAAGGCGCCCTTACGCCCAGGACCAGGATGCTCATCATCAACTCCCCCAACAACCCCACGGGAGCGGTCCTGGAGAGGGCAACCATCGAGGGTATTGCTGCCCTCGCCCTCGAGAGGAAGTTTCTGGTCATCTCCGATGAGGTCTATGAGCGCTTCATTTACGGCAGCGGAATCCATCACTCCATTGCCTCCCTCGGCCCGGAGATGAAGGAGCTCACCATCACCATAAACGCCTTCTCAAAAACCTACTCCATGACCGGCTGGCGCGTGGGCTATGCCGCCGCCCCTGAAGCGATTATCAAGGCTATGGGAATGGTGCAGGATCACCAGACTTCAAACACCTCCTCGATCTCGCAGAAGGCAGCCCTTGAAGCCCTCAAAGGCTCCCAGGATTCTGTCACGGTCATGGTGAGGGAGTTTGAAAAACGCAGGAACTACATGGTGGAGAGGCTGAATGCTATAGAGGGCATCGAGTGTCCTCTTCCCCCCGGGGCCTTTTATACCTTCCCGAGAGTGGCGGCGCTTTACCATGAAAAGCTCAATGGCTCATTTGCCTTTGCCGAGCGCCTTCTTGAAGAGATGAAAGTCGCCCTCATCCCGGGAGTGGGCTTCGGCTCCGATGAGCACGTGAGGCTCACCTACTCGGCGTCACTGGAAGATATCAGGGAGGGAATGGACAGGATAGCCGAGTTCGTCAGTCTTCAACGCTCGCCGCGGTGA
- a CDS encoding aldo/keto reductase, with protein MSENPSLMSRRDFHRLMAGSISAAAFSAVWGRLSPHKAFADEELILEKRRMGNIGLKVTAVSFDASRLETTGWSPLQSALEKGINFIDTSPAYGKSEEIIGENLLNWRDKVMLSTRWLTDGKASPEDLMLSFERSMKRLRTKYIDAVIVHEVKKLDQLKCRGVQAAFNELRKQQKVGYLGLSLREYQEESGEESPEEIFRELFRMSGFDILILEYSVSNYKTLRSLAEKAGRKGIAVFASHVTEKNLSQPSLTKRLIAGKFGQDLFSASIKWVLTENGICSVLVPLESSEEVDKAVTAASVED; from the coding sequence ATGAGCGAAAACCCCTCATTGATGAGCAGACGGGACTTCCACCGCCTCATGGCAGGGAGTATTTCCGCTGCAGCCTTTTCGGCCGTCTGGGGAAGGCTTTCGCCGCATAAAGCCTTCGCCGACGAAGAGCTCATCCTCGAAAAGAGAAGGATGGGCAATATCGGCCTGAAAGTCACGGCCGTCTCCTTTGATGCGTCGCGCCTGGAAACGACGGGATGGTCGCCCTTGCAGAGCGCTCTTGAGAAAGGCATCAATTTTATCGATACCTCGCCTGCCTATGGGAAAAGCGAAGAGATTATCGGTGAGAATCTGCTGAACTGGCGGGACAAGGTGATGCTTTCAACGCGGTGGCTCACCGACGGGAAAGCCTCTCCCGAGGACCTGATGCTCTCCTTCGAGAGAAGCATGAAGCGGCTCAGGACGAAATATATCGACGCCGTCATCGTCCACGAGGTGAAAAAGCTCGATCAGCTCAAGTGCCGCGGCGTCCAGGCAGCCTTCAACGAGCTCAGGAAGCAGCAGAAGGTGGGCTACCTCGGCCTCTCCCTGCGTGAGTACCAGGAGGAGAGCGGCGAGGAGAGCCCAGAGGAGATCTTCAGGGAGCTCTTCAGGATGAGCGGCTTCGATATCCTGATCCTGGAATACTCGGTAAGTAATTACAAGACCCTGAGAAGCCTTGCAGAGAAAGCGGGCCGGAAGGGGATCGCCGTCTTTGCCTCCCATGTGACGGAGAAGAACCTGAGCCAACCTTCGCTCACCAAGCGCCTCATCGCGGGAAAATTCGGCCAGGACCTCTTTTCGGCCTCGATAAAATGGGTTCTCACCGAAAACGGCATCTGCAGCGTGCTGGTCCCCCTCGAGAGCTCCGAAGAGGTGGACAAGGCCGTCACCGCGGCGAGCGTTGAAGACTGA
- a CDS encoding sigma-70 family RNA polymerase sigma factor, producing MNEVIPSTSSDEELVSQAKAQNYRAFEELMKRYEKGIYNLALRITKSPQEAEEILQDTFLSVFKNIDGFREESSFKTWIYKVATNFALMKLRKKKQISRVFIDEPLQLDGEEIPRDIADWSKNPEDLYEKQELRRILKDAVDSLPDTYQTVFWLRDIDGLSNQEVATILGLSLPAVKSRILRARLLMREYLSEYFKDGKSGRA from the coding sequence ATGAACGAGGTTATTCCAAGCACCTCCTCCGACGAGGAACTGGTCTCCCAGGCCAAGGCCCAGAACTACAGGGCCTTTGAGGAGCTCATGAAGCGCTATGAGAAGGGGATATATAACCTTGCCCTCAGGATCACCAAGAGTCCCCAGGAGGCCGAGGAGATCCTCCAGGACACCTTCCTGAGCGTCTTCAAGAACATTGACGGCTTCAGGGAAGAGTCAAGCTTCAAGACCTGGATCTACAAAGTGGCCACCAACTTTGCCCTCATGAAGCTCAGGAAAAAGAAGCAGATATCGAGGGTTTTCATTGATGAGCCCCTGCAGCTTGACGGTGAGGAGATCCCGAGGGATATCGCCGACTGGAGCAAGAATCCCGAGGACCTTTATGAAAAGCAGGAACTCAGGCGCATCCTGAAGGATGCCGTTGACTCCCTGCCCGACACCTACCAGACAGTCTTCTGGCTGAGGGACATCGACGGCCTCTCCAACCAGGAGGTCGCCACTATCCTGGGCCTCTCCCTTCCCGCAGTCAAGTCCAGAATCCTTCGCGCCCGGCTCCTGATGCGGGAATATCTGAGCGAATATTTCAAGGATGGGAAAAGTGGAAGAGCATAG
- a CDS encoding tetratricopeptide repeat protein, with product MARSAIAFFLALFIVVLLASPVFPQSVAARNHYKVGKNHLESGRYGEAEKEFKEALKIEGRYSDAMYLLGLTYLFQNNYDDAQKCIEQVIRQEPRFDTARLYLATILMEKEQFSKAKEQLQYVINSDHNFYQAYYGMGVILYKEGDLPKAIDQWKKALTLEKTYAPAYYNMGLALYLIDKKDEGTKALEKAISLKPQNPLYQFSLAWIQYGEGKKEEALRSFGKLKDMGSGTPLGLLSEGMIQYGKESYETALEWALKAQAQDRKCEKAFELAAMSCEALEEWDEAARNYEALMKLDPNEKAFKEKIGALQEKIKSLEEERIQRSRYPYHEMNRIIK from the coding sequence ATGGCCCGCAGTGCAATCGCATTTTTTCTTGCCCTTTTCATTGTCGTGCTGCTTGCTTCACCAGTATTTCCCCAGTCGGTGGCGGCGCGCAACCATTACAAGGTGGGGAAAAACCATCTTGAAAGCGGGCGCTATGGCGAGGCAGAGAAGGAATTCAAGGAGGCCCTCAAGATAGAAGGGCGTTACAGCGATGCAATGTACCTTCTGGGCCTCACCTATTTATTCCAGAATAACTATGATGACGCCCAGAAGTGCATTGAGCAGGTTATCAGGCAGGAGCCCCGCTTTGACACGGCCAGGCTCTACCTTGCCACGATACTGATGGAGAAGGAGCAGTTTTCAAAGGCAAAGGAGCAGCTTCAATATGTGATAAACAGCGATCATAACTTCTACCAGGCCTATTATGGGATGGGCGTCATCCTCTACAAGGAGGGTGACCTGCCGAAAGCCATTGACCAGTGGAAGAAGGCCCTGACCCTGGAAAAGACCTATGCCCCCGCTTATTACAACATGGGACTTGCCCTTTATCTAATAGACAAAAAGGATGAAGGGACAAAGGCTCTTGAAAAGGCCATCTCCCTCAAGCCCCAGAACCCCCTCTACCAGTTCAGCCTCGCCTGGATACAATACGGCGAGGGAAAGAAGGAAGAGGCCCTCCGCTCCTTCGGGAAGCTCAAGGACATGGGAAGCGGCACCCCCCTTGGCCTCCTCAGCGAGGGGATGATCCAGTACGGAAAGGAGAGCTATGAGACGGCCCTGGAGTGGGCTCTCAAGGCGCAGGCCCAGGACCGCAAGTGCGAAAAGGCCTTCGAGCTTGCGGCGATGAGCTGCGAAGCCCTTGAGGAGTGGGACGAGGCCGCCAGGAACTATGAGGCATTGATGAAGCTTGATCCCAACGAAAAGGCTTTCAAAGAAAAAATAGGGGCATTGCAGGAGAAAATCAAGAGCCTTGAAGAAGAAAGAATCCAACGCTCCCGGTATCCCTACCATGAGATGAACAGGATTATCAAATGA
- a CDS encoding glycosyltransferase family 39 protein, translating into MKQPSRWALLLLLLLALAFVSIANVREFNPDDESLYVHIAKEMYGKGELWIPSWCGSEAYFKPPLVYWILMTGFMMGGVSLVAARIPIVLLTLATVLLAFLIAKDLYGKRDGVLAALFTATSLGIIIYGRIAMMDLPLCFFITLSAWCFIRALDTAHPFWTVAFLAAGGLSTLIKGPISLVIILSAAFTCCLIFKRHRHILNGWFVAGAAAALFFMLLWPAVLAMRGEFSHWYGFFIVRENLGKFSDIRYPVHTFLASYLIYLFPWTPLLISSLWILIREKLYREERLMVPLIWAAAVLVMHLLPATKLKHYTIPAIPLTMVFISAMAGSWGADRAMKRGIIALQALLVLLFIVFAAAARTGTTWGDILLAGGALVALLASWRTSGGKDGLSAGAFFYGAALLCILPFIGNHSFERLPQGALPHLEGKVAAVRIQIYIHTYFLGRPVEQIDNPVDFNRVLQEGGRVIISETDFDEFGAVRGFKLAPVEKIYSWKQWRTAMPLPIILEAFLKGDTAPLIDTIHVVRLKKQKEPGLPVPGSFTSCLSPT; encoded by the coding sequence ATGAAACAGCCTTCCCGGTGGGCGCTCCTTCTTCTGTTGCTGCTGGCGCTTGCTTTCGTGAGCATTGCAAATGTGAGGGAATTCAATCCTGACGACGAGTCCCTCTATGTCCACATTGCCAAGGAGATGTATGGGAAGGGGGAGCTGTGGATCCCCTCGTGGTGCGGCAGCGAGGCGTATTTCAAGCCCCCGCTTGTGTACTGGATCCTCATGACAGGCTTCATGATGGGGGGAGTTTCGCTTGTGGCGGCCAGGATTCCCATTGTGCTCCTTACCCTTGCCACGGTGCTCCTCGCCTTTCTCATCGCGAAGGATCTTTACGGAAAGCGTGACGGAGTGCTTGCCGCCCTTTTTACCGCGACAAGCCTGGGAATTATCATTTATGGCAGGATCGCCATGATGGATCTTCCCCTCTGTTTCTTCATTACTCTCTCTGCATGGTGCTTTATCCGGGCGCTTGACACTGCCCATCCCTTCTGGACAGTAGCTTTTCTTGCCGCAGGGGGTCTATCGACCCTCATCAAGGGCCCCATTTCACTGGTGATTATACTGAGTGCGGCTTTCACCTGCTGCCTGATCTTCAAAAGACATCGCCATATATTGAATGGCTGGTTTGTCGCAGGTGCGGCGGCGGCCCTGTTTTTCATGCTTCTGTGGCCGGCCGTGCTTGCAATGAGGGGCGAATTCAGCCATTGGTACGGCTTTTTCATTGTCAGGGAAAACCTGGGAAAATTCAGCGATATCCGGTATCCTGTCCACACATTTCTTGCCTCCTATCTTATCTATCTTTTCCCGTGGACTCCTCTTCTTATCTCGTCACTGTGGATTCTCATCAGAGAAAAGCTTTACAGGGAAGAAAGGCTTATGGTTCCTCTCATCTGGGCAGCGGCAGTGCTTGTGATGCACCTGCTGCCCGCCACAAAGCTCAAGCATTACACCATCCCGGCCATTCCCCTCACCATGGTGTTTATTTCTGCAATGGCGGGTTCATGGGGTGCAGATCGCGCAATGAAGAGAGGGATTATAGCACTTCAGGCTCTTCTTGTCCTCCTGTTCATTGTTTTTGCTGCAGCAGCGAGGACAGGCACTACGTGGGGAGATATTCTGCTTGCCGGCGGGGCACTTGTGGCTCTCCTGGCCTCATGGAGAACTTCCGGGGGGAAAGATGGCCTCTCTGCCGGGGCGTTTTTTTACGGGGCGGCCCTTCTGTGCATTCTTCCCTTCATCGGGAACCACTCCTTCGAGAGGCTTCCCCAGGGCGCTCTTCCCCATCTGGAGGGAAAAGTGGCGGCCGTACGGATTCAGATCTATATACACACCTATTTCCTGGGGCGACCTGTGGAGCAGATTGACAATCCTGTTGACTTCAACAGGGTCCTCCAGGAGGGGGGCAGAGTGATAATCTCCGAGACCGATTTTGATGAATTCGGCGCCGTCAGAGGATTCAAGCTTGCGCCGGTTGAGAAGATCTACTCCTGGAAGCAGTGGAGAACGGCGATGCCTCTTCCGATAATTCTGGAAGCCTTCTTGAAGGGTGACACGGCGCCTCTTATTGACACCATTCATGTAGTCCGGCTGAAGAAGCAGAAGGAACCTGGCCTGCCCGTCCCGGGCTCTTTTACTTCTTGTCTTTCACCCACTTGA
- a CDS encoding GerMN domain-containing protein: protein MKRTDFGKMTRPLVFLMLVFSMALFAALQGTQGCTSKTGLDSSALQHSFPPSGGPSQASPTPPKASPALQDPHSAKVFYANSVKDPEVLNPEITYPIEIGLAADKDEEAVKKLIDELIKGPADQFKKQGYYTTLPPHTKLNSVKIEQGMIQVDFNDRINEGGGSCEMDQRRSQIENTLKNLPGNPVKKVVISVNGDTQNVLQP from the coding sequence ATGAAAAGAACCGACTTTGGGAAAATGACCCGCCCTCTTGTTTTCCTCATGCTTGTATTCTCCATGGCCCTTTTTGCGGCGCTCCAGGGAACCCAGGGATGCACTTCAAAGACCGGCCTTGATTCCTCAGCCCTTCAGCACTCCTTTCCCCCGTCGGGAGGCCCGTCACAGGCTTCCCCGACACCGCCCAAGGCATCACCGGCTCTGCAGGACCCTCATTCGGCAAAGGTCTTTTACGCAAATTCGGTAAAGGATCCCGAGGTGCTCAATCCCGAGATAACCTATCCCATTGAAATAGGCCTGGCTGCTGATAAGGACGAAGAAGCGGTAAAAAAGCTCATTGACGAGCTTATCAAGGGCCCTGCCGATCAATTCAAAAAACAGGGCTATTATACCACCCTCCCTCCCCACACAAAGCTCAATTCAGTAAAAATAGAGCAGGGCATGATCCAGGTGGACTTCAACGACAGGATTAACGAGGGAGGGGGAAGCTGCGAGATGGACCAGCGCCGCTCCCAGATTGAGAACACCCTCAAGAATCTCCCGGGAAACCCGGTGAAAAAAGTGGTCATATCGGTAAACGGTGACACGCAGAACGTGCTGCAGCCGTAA
- a CDS encoding lactate racemase domain-containing protein: MKQRISRRTFLLGMAALPLISALPQGREEGKAMTIDVRALVREASSKIQGKKVVAIIPDSTRSGGKHIGEGLRGLYDAKAVELEKLVALVALGTHGAMALPDILKYLCISKEEHLERMPKLAFLNHEWGNPSAFAEVGTVSAREWLRLSGGAMDLREFRRGEGVKVRFNKIAAEADDIVIMGPVIPHEVVGCSGGLKYCSPGIGDPELTGCTHWLGAALTIPEVIGRIATPVREVITHCVSLMRGPRKHALTLVPDGETLRGAYFGSAEEAYLQAAKLTVKVNIEYTGRRYKKVLALLDPRYDELWTGGKGSYKLIQLVEPGGKLVIYAPHLSTISRTWGRGIESVGYHCLDFIKARLGDYLEKGINPCVLAHVTHVYGPGTCENGIETPSAVHLATGLSAETCKKINLRYIDPAVIDIEAWRKDPDTYVADHAGERLVLPGKGPV; encoded by the coding sequence ATGAAGCAGAGAATCTCGCGGCGCACCTTTCTTCTGGGGATGGCAGCCCTCCCCCTGATAAGCGCCCTTCCTCAGGGCAGGGAGGAGGGAAAGGCTATGACGATTGATGTGCGCGCCCTCGTACGAGAGGCATCTTCAAAAATCCAAGGGAAAAAAGTTGTCGCCATAATTCCCGACAGCACGCGGTCGGGGGGAAAGCATATCGGTGAAGGCCTGAGAGGTCTCTACGATGCAAAAGCGGTAGAGCTGGAAAAGCTTGTGGCACTTGTGGCGCTTGGCACCCACGGGGCCATGGCTTTGCCTGATATTCTGAAATACCTCTGCATCTCAAAAGAAGAGCACCTTGAGAGGATGCCAAAGCTTGCCTTCCTCAACCATGAGTGGGGGAATCCATCAGCATTCGCCGAGGTGGGTACCGTGAGCGCCAGGGAGTGGCTGAGACTCTCCGGGGGGGCTATGGACCTCAGGGAGTTCCGCCGCGGTGAAGGAGTGAAAGTCAGGTTCAATAAGATTGCCGCCGAAGCCGATGACATTGTTATCATGGGGCCTGTCATCCCCCACGAGGTGGTGGGATGCTCAGGCGGACTCAAATACTGCTCTCCCGGAATCGGTGACCCGGAGCTCACGGGCTGCACCCACTGGCTCGGAGCGGCCCTCACCATCCCGGAGGTCATTGGAAGGATCGCCACGCCGGTGAGGGAGGTGATAACTCACTGCGTGAGCCTCATGAGGGGACCAAGAAAGCACGCCCTCACCCTGGTGCCCGATGGCGAAACGCTCCGCGGGGCTTATTTCGGATCCGCCGAGGAAGCCTATCTGCAGGCTGCAAAGCTCACCGTGAAAGTGAATATCGAGTATACCGGGAGGAGGTACAAAAAGGTGCTGGCCCTCCTCGATCCCCGTTACGATGAGCTATGGACCGGCGGCAAGGGGAGCTACAAGCTCATCCAGCTTGTGGAGCCCGGGGGGAAGCTTGTCATCTATGCCCCCCACCTCTCCACAATCTCCAGGACCTGGGGGCGTGGCATTGAGAGCGTGGGCTACCACTGCCTCGATTTCATCAAGGCCCGCCTCGGGGATTACCTTGAGAAGGGAATAAATCCCTGTGTCCTCGCCCATGTAACCCATGTGTACGGCCCCGGAACCTGTGAAAATGGCATCGAGACGCCTTCAGCAGTCCACCTTGCCACGGGCCTCAGCGCTGAAACCTGCAAAAAGATAAATCTCCGGTACATTGACCCTGCCGTGATAGACATCGAGGCCTGGCGGAAAGACCCTGACACCTACGTGGCGGACCATGCCGGGGAGCGCCTTGTCCTCCCCGGTAAAGGACCCGTATGA